In Colletotrichum destructivum chromosome 8, complete sequence, the following proteins share a genomic window:
- a CDS encoding Putative RGS domain-containing protein codes for MEDRSTEGSGTPSPQPDLHRNRLPTLFEVLSRRTLPPVDLFSFYIFMRDQQKSVDYLDFWLDVAQHMSLCRHYVRELRRSVLVGTPDLDKSGSKRSSGILEGLGDMSHGAAGPSMYASEKEKNQDAQMSAYLREEAHEDSPQSSTGEQRGRASGAFSTPRDMTTDSNSPAHTVARQDIRASAEKILYTFLLPGAEREIILPGSITQDVTTAIEDFGRDDPEVFDVAKDYVFQAMERDAFPNFLRMKALGNLIPTTLQIRMIIGLLSMFGGFWAAFILIFLDAARTTRCWLILPFTVGVYFLASYQYSLDPVLALIGLSEYTPFNFSRIREPYVRKLLIKRAIMVLSVTLLIVTALCVLFILVPGKRL; via the exons ATGGAGGACCGATCGACTGAGGGGTCCGGCACGCCATCGCCTCAGCCAGACCTGCACCGAAACCGACTGCCGACCCTGTTCGAGGTGTTGAGCCGCCGTACCCTGCCTCCCGTCGACCTTTTTTCCTTTTACATTTTCATGAGAGACCAGCAGAAATCCGTCGATTACCTGGACTTCTG GCTCGATGTTGCTCAGCACATGTCTCTCTGTCGCCATTATGTACGCGAACTTCGAAGATCCGTTCTCGTCGGAACGCCTGATTTGGACAAGTCGGGCTCGAAGCGGTCTTCCGGCATCTTAGAGGGCCTCGGGGATATGAGCCATGGCGCCGCTGGTCCATCGATGTACGCctcggagaaggagaagaatcAGGACGCTCAGATGTCCGCCTATCTGAGGGAGGAGGCTCACGAGGATTCTCCCCAAAGCAGCACCGGCGAACAACGCGGTCGCGCTAGCGGAGCCTTCAGTACCCCACGCGATATGACGACTGACTCCAACTCTCCGGCCCACACCGTCGCCAGACAGGACATCCGCGCTTCCGCAGAGAAGATTCTGTAcaccttcctcctccctggTGCCGAGCGTGAGATCATCCTGCCAGGTTCCATCACCCAGGACGTCACGACTGCCATCGAGGATTTCGGCAGAGACGACCCGGAGGTTTTTGATGTTGCCAAGGACTACGTCTTCCAGGCGATGGAGCGCGATGCGTTTCCCAACTTCCTGAGAATGAAGGCTCTTGGCAACCTGATCCCAACTACTCTTCAGATTCGAATGATCATTGGCCTCTTGTCCATGTTTGGTGGCTTTTGGGCTGCCTTTATTCTCATTTTCCTCGACGCAGCTCGCACTACAAGATGTTGG CTTATTCTTCCCTTCACTGTTGGTGTCTACTTCCTTGCCTCTTACCAGTACTCCTTGGATCCGGTCCTTGCTCTCATCGGCTTGAGCGAGTACACGCCGTTCAATTTCTCTCGGATCCGTGAACCTTACGTTCGTAAGCTCCTCATCAAAAGGGCCATCATGGTCCTCTCGGTCACTCTCTTGATTGTTACAGCGCTTTGTGTGCTCTTCATCCTTGTCCCAGGCAAACGGCTGTAA
- a CDS encoding Putative large ribosomal subunit protein eL31 yields the protein MSTKQKKPAGKQRSAIADVVAREYTVHMHKRLHGVSFKKRAPRAIKEIKAFAFQAMGTTDVRVDPQLNKKVWEQGIKGVPYRLRIRISRRRNDEEGAKEKLYSYVQAVNVKNPKGLQTVVVEE from the exons ATGTCGAccaagcagaagaagcccGCCGGAAAGCAGCGTTCCGCCATTGCGGACGTCGTCGCTCGCGAGTACACCGTTCACATGCACAAGCGC CTCCACGGTGTTTCCTTCAAGAAGCGCGCTCCCCGTGCTatcaaggagatcaaggcTTTCGCTTTCCAGGCCATG GGCACCACCGATGTCCGTGTCGACCCTCAGCTGAACAAGAAGGTCTGGGAGCAGGGCATCAAGGGCGTTCCCTACAGACTCCGCATCCGCATCTCCCGCAGACGaaacgacgaggagggcgccaaggagaagctgtACAGCTACGTCCAGGCCGTCAACGTCAAGAACCCCAAGGGTCTCCAGACCGTTGTCGTTGAGGAGTAA
- a CDS encoding Putative ubiquitin-conjugating enzyme E2, ubiquitin-conjugating enzyme/RWD: MDYSMEDTQNAAPGSVQAAKLSGTRKGPDAQSVTKRLQTELMQLMTSPAPGVSAFPSADGNLMSWTATIEGPDQTPYAGLTLKLSLSFPTNYPYAPPTVLFTTPIYHPNFDFSGRICLDILKDKWTPAYNIQTVLLSLQSLLGEPNNSSPLNGEAAELWDKDFEEFKRKVLARHRDVEDE, translated from the exons ATGGACTACAGCATGGAGGACACCCAGAATGCCGCCCCCGGCAGCGTCCAGGCGGCCAAGCTCAGCGGCACCAGGAAGGGACCTGACGCGCAAAGTGTCACCAAGAG ATTGCAGACGGAGCTGATGCAGCTTatgacctcgccggccccTGGCGTCTCTGCCTTCCCCTCGGCGGACGGCAACCTCATGTCCTGGACGGCCACTATTGAAGGTCCCGACCAGACCCCCTACGCCGGCCTGACGCTGAAGCTCAGCCTGTCCTTCCCCACCAACTACCCCtacgcgccgccgacggtgcTCTTCACGACGCCCATCTACCACCCCAACTTTGACTTCTCCGGCCGCATCTGCCTAGACATCCTCAAGGACAAGTGGACGCCCGCCTACAACATCCAGACCGTCCTTCTCAGCTTGCAAAGTTTGCTGGGCGAGCCAAACAA CTCCTCTCCTctcaacggcgaggccgccgagcttTGGGACAAGGACTTTGAGGAGTTCAAGCGCAAGGTCCTCGCTCGTCACCGcgacgtcgaagacgagTGA
- a CDS encoding Putative Zinc finger, FYVE/PHD-type yields MDSFHQCPWKNCAHYHEQERESVANAMPSPEHDIQLDSSADRSQAGCSDTMKTSETAANIQLSISTEETKATEATPISQALKVDQKKTDGACLHEKPNYGWKLVRKKDQMCYICKDLLPTFILHCIICNVEVCKACSMRKWTLNIRRIVENKRRKDLAHRR; encoded by the exons ATGGATTCCTTCCATCAGTGCCCATGGAAGAATTGCGCCCATTATCATGAGCAAGAGCGAGAATCAGTCGC GAATGCAATGCCATCGCCTGAGCACGATATTCAGCTTGACAGTTCAGCCGATCGCTCACAGGCGGGCTGCAGCGACACTATGAAAACATCCGAGACCGCTGCCAACATCCAACTGAGTATATCCACGGAAGAGACGAAGGCCACGGAGGCGACTCCGATTTCTCAAGCATTGAAGGTCGATCAGAAGAAAACGGACGGTGCTTGCCTTCACGAGAAGCCGAATTACGGATGGAAGTTAGTCCGCAAGAAAGACCAGATGTGTTACATCTGCAAGGACTTGTTGCCAACGTTCATACTTCATTGCATCATATGCAACGTAGAAGTCTGCAAGGCCTGTTCCATGAGGAAATGGACGTTGAA TATTAGACGCATTGTCGAAAACAAGCGACGTAAGGACCTTGCCCACCGACGGTAG